In one Thioclava sp. ES.031 genomic region, the following are encoded:
- a CDS encoding GNAT family N-acetyltransferase produces the protein MKPIRLTQLSGPDAGWDRALRALAPGHPPAFQQAALYGTLAAARGRRVLRLEITHEGSRIALAQMIGRGGLWLLSRGPVFAPGLDRSLQIAVLRRIARRWGITLATPDAPLAGVGLVPLITSRHHALWSLHPETEALRAGLAGKWRNRLAAAERAGLQVRLEPEIDWLLSADAAQQRARGYRALPPGFTRAWADHGPADLLALRIEDATGQRLAGGIFLLHGDGASYHIGWTGPQGRASGAHNLMLWHAALRLKARGIRQLDLGAVDSEDGAGRMHFKLGTGAQPHSLGATLWVLPG, from the coding sequence ATGAAACCTATCCGTCTCACGCAATTGTCAGGCCCCGATGCGGGCTGGGATCGGGCGTTGCGCGCGCTTGCGCCCGGGCACCCGCCAGCCTTTCAGCAAGCGGCACTCTATGGGACGCTTGCTGCCGCGCGGGGGCGGCGCGTCCTGCGGCTCGAGATCACGCATGAGGGCAGTCGGATCGCACTGGCCCAGATGATCGGGCGCGGTGGGCTTTGGCTCTTGTCGCGCGGGCCGGTTTTCGCTCCGGGCCTAGATCGCTCTCTCCAAATCGCGGTGCTGCGCCGGATCGCGCGCCGATGGGGGATCACCCTTGCGACGCCGGACGCGCCGCTGGCCGGGGTCGGGCTGGTCCCGCTGATCACGTCCCGCCACCACGCGCTTTGGTCCTTGCACCCCGAGACGGAGGCACTGCGCGCCGGACTGGCCGGAAAATGGCGCAATCGCTTGGCGGCGGCGGAGCGCGCGGGGCTTCAGGTGAGGTTAGAGCCCGAGATCGACTGGCTTCTCTCCGCCGATGCCGCGCAGCAACGGGCGCGTGGCTACCGCGCCTTGCCGCCCGGCTTCACCCGCGCCTGGGCGGATCACGGTCCGGCGGATCTCCTCGCGCTGCGCATCGAGGATGCCACGGGGCAGCGCCTCGCGGGTGGCATCTTCCTGCTCCATGGCGACGGGGCGAGCTATCACATCGGCTGGACCGGGCCGCAGGGGCGCGCGTCGGGCGCGCATAATCTGATGCTCTGGCACGCGGCGCTGCGGCTGAAAGCGCGCGGCATCCGACAGCTCGATCTGGGCGCGGTGGATAGCGAGGACGGGGCAGGGCGGATGCACTTCAAACTGGGCACCGGCGCGCAGCCTCACAGCCTTGGGGCGACCCTGTGGGTGCTGCCCGGTTAA